In Scatophagus argus isolate fScaArg1 chromosome 7, fScaArg1.pri, whole genome shotgun sequence, a genomic segment contains:
- the bscl2 gene encoding seipin yields the protein MSDHKEDPLQWQHSTGLEGGTAAQIRTRRRSACSGSDTMGATMGPVLHWLHDVAAVTLLKARRTLFQAAILLCVLVLLLWVSIFLYGSFYYSYMPTVSFSTPVHFYYKSDCDASESALCSFPTANISFMKNERDQVMAYGQPYRISLELEMPESPVNEQLGMFMVKMFSYTKGGKTVSSVGRSTMLHYRSSLLQTLSTVVFSPFLLTGMAEQKQLIEVELFSDYKTNAYQPTIGAVIEIQSTRVQIYSSQLRIHAYFTGIRYVLYNFPLTSAVIGVATNFAFLSVIVLFSYLQFIWGGLWPPDQVRVRVMMGDNARIQQRREEARKRMEKENSQKELDAPKVIGSMNEASDQGDDTVSEPSLKKPSIIPDGSGADVPDIKDEESHEAVNPEETNSSDVISGWQLPQKGETALRQRPGPWMSL from the coding sequence ATGTCTGATCACAAGGAGGACCCACTACAGTGGCAGCATTCAACGGGGCTCGAAGGAGGAACAGCTGCTCAAATCAGGACCAGAAGAAGATCAGCGTGTTCCGGATCAGACACAATGGGGGCTACGATGGGACCGGTTCTGCACTGGCTACACGATGTAGCAGCTGTGACGCTCCTCAAAGCCCGGCGAACTTTATTTCAGGCTGCCATTCTGTTATGTGTCCTGGTCCTGCTATTGTGGGTGTCCATCTTTCTCTATGGAAGCTTCTATTACTCCTACATGCCCACTGTGAGCTTCTCCACCCCCGTGCACTTCTACTATAAGTCCGATTGTGATGCCTCAGAGTCAGCGCTTTGCTCATTCCCCACGGCCAACATCTCTTTCATGAAGAATGAGAGGGACCAGGTGATGGCTTACGGTCAGCCTTATCGAATATCTCTGGAGTTAGAGATGCCAGAGTCTCCAGTGAATGAACAGCTTGGTATGTTCATGGTCAAGATGTTTTCTTATACCAAAGGTGGGAAGACTGTCTCATCAGTGGGACGATCTACAATGCTGCACTACCGCTCCAGCCTTCTGCAGACCCTGAGTACTGTAGTattctctcctttccttctgaCTGGCATGGCTGAGCAGAAGCAGCTCATAGAAGTTGAGCTCTTCTCAGACTACAAGACTAATGCTTATCAGCCCACAATCGGCGCCGTCATTGAGATCCAGTCCACACGAGTGCAGATCTACTCATCTCAGCTCCGTATCCATGCATACTTCACCGGTATAAGATATGTTCTGTACAACTTCCCTCTGACTTCTGCAGTGATTGGCGTGGCCACCAACTTTGCCTTCCTCAGTGTCATTGTGCTCTTCAGCTACCTGCAGTTCATATGGGGCGGGCTTTGGCCACCAGACCAAGTAAGAGTCAGGGTTATGATGGGAGACAACGCCCGCAtccaacagaggagagaggaggctcGGAAGCGCATGGAGAAGGAAAACTCACAGAAGGAACTTGACGCTCCTAAAGTGATTGGATCTATGAATGAGGCATCTGATCAGGGAGACGACACAGTGTCTGAGCCGTCGTTAAAGAAGCCCTCGATAATCCCTGATGGCTCTGGGGCAGATGTGCCAGATATAAAGGATGAAGAGTCTCATGAAGCTGTAAACCCAGAGGAAACGAATAGCTCAGATGTGATCAGTGGATGGCAGTTGCCTCAGAAGGGTGAGACAGCACTTCGACAGAGACCCGGACCGTGGATGAGCCTGTGA
- the lrrc10 gene encoding leucine-rich repeat-containing protein 10, translated as MGCHSMYLKTTTTASVTETLNEMGNTMRGIIAFIPSERCQRFLVGDLKEMPLDRTLDLSNRQLRRLPVAACVFNELVKLYLSDNNLSSLPAELQGLKKLQLLALDFNCFEELPAVVCRLPQLSILYLGNNRLYHLPKELRELKELSTLWLETNCFTVFPKVVCELSNLKTLHLGYNQIQSLPRELSMLEELRSIWLAGNQLAEFPQVLLEMHLLAVIDVDRNKIRRFPGLSHMQGLKLVIYDHNPCVNAPAVGEGVRRVGRWADSSDDEQEDEGSKAASETTAEVTETHPEEEQNI; from the coding sequence ATGGGATGCCATTCAATGTACttgaagacaacaacaacagcctcaGTGACAGAGACATTAAACGAGATGGGTAATACCATGAGAGGCATCATTGCCTTCATTCCCTCAGAGCGCTGCCAGCGTTTCTTAGTGGGCGACCTGAAGGAGATGCCACTTGATCGGACCTTGGACCTGAGCAACCGGCAGTTGCGTCGGCTGCCTGTTGCAGCCTGTGTCTTCAATGAACTAGTGAAACTCTACTTGAGTGACAACAACCTCAGCAGTTTACCAGCTGAACTACAGGGCCTGAAGAAGTTGCAGCTCCTAGCCCTCGACTTTAACTGCTTTGAAGAACTCCCTGCAGTCGTCTGTAGATTGCCCCAGCTCAGCATCCTTTACCTGGGTAACAACAGGCTTTACCACCTCCCAAAGGAACTGAGAGAGCTCAAGGAACTCAGTACTCTGTGGCTGGAGACTAATTGCTTCACTGTCTTCCCTAAGGTTGTTTGTGAGCTCTCTAATCTCAAGACCCTGCACCTAGGGTATAACCAGATACAGAGTTTACCCAGAGAGCTTAGTATGCTAGAAGAGCTAAGAAGTATCTGGCTTGCAGGGAACCAGCTGGCAGAGTTCCCACAAGTACTGCTGGAAATGCACTTATTAGCCGTCATCGATGTGGATCGGAACAAAATACGCCGCTTCCCTGGCCTGTCCCACATGCAGGGGTTGAAACTTGTTATCTATGACCACAACCCATGCGTTAATGCTCCGGCAGTAGGCGAGGGAGTCAGAAGAGTCGGGCGCTGGGCGGACAGCTCAGATGATGAACAGGAAGATGAAGGGTCAAAAGCAGCGAGTGAGACTACAGCAGAggtcacagaaacacacccagAGGAGGAGCAAAACATTTAG